A region of Subtercola boreus DNA encodes the following proteins:
- a CDS encoding PEP/pyruvate-binding domain-containing protein translates to MTSTSVLEPGRPTREIFSFDHDHGCPGKDLAHLLGGKGAGLAEMTTALGINVPPGFTIALPVCRQYRETGWPDGLDREVEQNIARLGDVLGRRFGDPVDPLLVAVRSGSPISMPGMLDTVLNLGITDETVEGLASVSRDERFAWDSYRRFLQMFGTTVRDLPADSLPAAPAGSDIPSLRQHVRDLNDAIAQQSGNAVPQEPLQQLREAVEAVFRSWDSVRAVAYREHEKIDPDLGTAVNVQAMVFGNRGGISGTGVAFTRDPRTGAATPYGDYLPNAQGEDVVAGSARTLPLDAIADIDSGLHAELVRVLRRLEIHYRDLCDVEFTIENGRLWFLQTRVGKRGALAAARIAVDLVNDSQIALSHDEAVSRVSRELRERARAELHEHDETDAGEDACFGVGLGASGGFATGRAVFSSQAALAANDPVILIRPETSPEDVVGMSVAAGVLTTAGGLVSHAAVVARGWGVPAVVGAHDLKIRDDCLFAPDGRRIGVGSELTIDGASGRIWIGAVVPIPVDAIESPALALLDEWDSHTDADARVEHPQLKAEETR, encoded by the coding sequence ATGACGTCCACGAGCGTGCTTGAACCGGGTCGCCCGACGCGCGAGATATTCTCGTTCGACCACGACCATGGGTGCCCGGGCAAAGACCTTGCGCACCTGCTCGGTGGGAAGGGCGCTGGGCTCGCCGAGATGACCACTGCACTCGGCATCAATGTGCCTCCCGGGTTCACGATCGCCCTCCCGGTCTGCCGCCAGTACCGTGAGACCGGTTGGCCCGACGGGCTCGACAGGGAGGTCGAGCAGAACATTGCCCGGCTCGGTGACGTGCTCGGCCGGCGATTCGGAGATCCTGTCGATCCCCTCCTGGTCGCGGTGCGGAGCGGCAGCCCGATCTCGATGCCGGGCATGCTCGACACGGTCCTGAACCTCGGCATCACCGACGAGACAGTCGAGGGACTCGCTTCGGTCTCCCGCGACGAGCGGTTCGCATGGGACAGCTACCGTCGTTTCCTGCAGATGTTCGGCACGACCGTTCGCGACCTCCCCGCCGACTCCCTGCCGGCTGCCCCGGCGGGATCCGACATCCCGAGCCTCCGCCAGCACGTGAGGGACCTCAACGATGCCATCGCCCAGCAGAGCGGCAACGCGGTGCCACAGGAGCCGTTGCAGCAGTTGCGAGAAGCCGTCGAAGCGGTCTTCCGATCGTGGGACTCGGTGCGCGCCGTCGCCTATCGCGAGCACGAGAAGATCGATCCGGATCTCGGCACGGCAGTGAACGTGCAGGCGATGGTCTTCGGCAATCGCGGCGGCATTTCGGGTACCGGGGTCGCGTTCACGCGCGATCCGCGCACAGGTGCAGCAACTCCGTACGGCGACTATCTCCCGAATGCACAGGGAGAGGATGTGGTCGCCGGGTCTGCGCGCACTCTTCCCCTCGATGCGATCGCGGACATCGACAGCGGCCTCCATGCCGAACTCGTGAGGGTTCTGCGCAGGCTCGAGATCCATTACCGCGACCTCTGCGATGTGGAATTCACGATCGAAAACGGCAGACTCTGGTTCCTGCAGACCCGTGTCGGCAAACGCGGAGCACTCGCTGCTGCCCGCATCGCCGTCGACCTGGTGAACGACTCCCAGATCGCTCTCAGTCACGATGAGGCCGTCTCCCGCGTCTCGCGCGAACTCCGTGAGCGGGCCCGCGCCGAGTTGCACGAGCACGACGAGACGGATGCCGGCGAGGACGCCTGTTTCGGTGTCGGCCTCGGCGCCTCGGGCGGTTTCGCGACCGGCCGCGCCGTCTTCAGTTCGCAGGCGGCCCTGGCGGCGAACGATCCCGTCATCCTCATCAGGCCCGAGACCAGCCCGGAAGACGTGGTTGGAATGTCGGTCGCTGCCGGGGTGCTCACGACCGCGGGAGGGCTCGTGAGCCACGCAGCCGTCGTTGCCCGCGGCTGGGGCGTGCCTGCTGTGGTCGGCGCCCACGATCTGAAGATCAGGGACGATTGCCTGTTCGCTCCGGATGGCCGGCGGATCGGGGTCGGCAGCGAACTGACCATCGACGGAGCCTCCGGGCGAATCTGGATCGGGGCCGTCGTGCCGATTCCCGTCGATGCAATCGAATCGCCCGCACTGGCGCTTCTGGACGAATGGGACTCGCACACAGACGCTGACGCGCGAGTGGAACATCCACAACTGAAGGCTGAGGAGACCCGATGA
- a CDS encoding ferredoxin, which yields MKIIVDRDRCTGLGNCEALAAEYFEVDEDGSLTVLREDIDAADLGLVERAVAGCPMAALRIEA from the coding sequence ATGAAGATCATCGTAGACCGGGACAGATGCACAGGGCTCGGTAACTGCGAGGCGCTTGCTGCGGAGTACTTCGAGGTCGACGAAGACGGATCGCTCACCGTGCTCCGCGAAGACATCGATGCGGCCGATCTGGGTCTGGTTGAAAGGGCCGTTGCCGGCTGTCCCATGGCCGCACTCCGAATCGAGGCCTGA
- a CDS encoding NAD(P)/FAD-dependent oxidoreductase, protein MDLTPEHVVVVGASLAGLRAVEAARRLGFPGRLTLVGDEEHLPYDRPPLSKEYLGDLPGVAPMLATAEDLRELDVELLLGAPAEALDLTARSLLIGGESVAYDRLLIATGATPRRLPGSEGLSGVCTLRGLSDAIRIRAAFDAGARVVVIGAGFIGSELASSARARGLDVTIVEALTTPLVRAVGAGAGAALSALHERNGTELLCGVGVEGLEQQRGAVTGVRLADGRLLPADLVIVGIGVVPATGWLAGSGLELENGIVVDETLRATADVWAAGDVARWMSPDFETLLRLEHWTNAAEMGAHAMKNLLDPEAAEPYRHIPYFWSDWYGHRIQFAGVPTGEPEVVTGSWTSDEFAALYHDGDRVVGALTLDRRGDIMKYRAMIGRRTSRREALAFAASRRQPIVAAAG, encoded by the coding sequence GTGGACCTGACGCCCGAACACGTCGTCGTCGTCGGTGCATCACTTGCCGGCCTCCGCGCCGTCGAGGCCGCACGCCGGCTCGGCTTCCCGGGCCGCCTCACCCTTGTCGGCGACGAGGAACACCTTCCCTACGACAGGCCTCCGCTCTCGAAGGAGTACCTGGGCGACCTTCCCGGTGTCGCTCCCATGCTGGCAACGGCGGAAGACCTCCGCGAACTCGACGTGGAGCTGCTGCTCGGAGCCCCGGCCGAGGCCCTCGACCTCACTGCCCGAAGCCTCCTCATCGGCGGAGAGTCGGTCGCATACGACCGGCTGCTCATCGCCACGGGCGCGACCCCACGCCGACTGCCAGGCTCCGAAGGCCTGAGCGGCGTCTGCACACTCCGTGGCCTCAGTGACGCCATCCGCATCCGGGCCGCCTTCGACGCCGGCGCCCGCGTCGTGGTCATCGGCGCCGGTTTCATCGGGTCGGAGCTCGCCTCCTCCGCCCGCGCCCGCGGGCTGGACGTCACCATCGTCGAAGCCCTCACGACCCCGCTCGTCCGGGCCGTCGGAGCCGGTGCCGGAGCGGCGCTCAGCGCCCTGCACGAGCGCAACGGCACCGAACTGCTCTGCGGCGTGGGCGTGGAGGGTCTCGAACAGCAACGAGGCGCGGTGACCGGCGTGCGACTGGCCGACGGCCGACTCCTGCCGGCAGACCTCGTGATCGTCGGCATCGGCGTGGTTCCTGCAACAGGATGGCTGGCCGGATCGGGTCTCGAGTTGGAGAACGGCATCGTCGTCGACGAGACACTCCGCGCGACAGCCGACGTGTGGGCAGCGGGCGATGTCGCGAGATGGATGAGTCCCGACTTCGAGACCCTCCTGCGCCTCGAGCACTGGACCAACGCTGCCGAGATGGGTGCCCATGCGATGAAGAACCTCCTGGACCCCGAGGCGGCCGAGCCCTATCGGCACATCCCCTACTTCTGGTCTGACTGGTACGGTCACCGGATCCAGTTCGCAGGTGTGCCCACCGGCGAACCCGAGGTTGTGACCGGTTCGTGGACGTCGGATGAATTCGCTGCTCTCTATCACGACGGTGATCGTGTCGTCGGGGCCCTCACTCTCGACCGGCGCGGCGACATCATGAAGTACCGCGCCATGATCGGTCGCCGAACGTCACGGCGCGAGGCGCTGGCATTCGCCGCTTCGCGCCGCCAGCCGATCGTCGCGGCGGCCGGCTGA